Proteins encoded by one window of Bradyrhizobium sp. B097:
- a CDS encoding efflux RND transporter periplasmic adaptor subunit — protein MISKAFKIACAGLVAAAAIGAGAYVVHRPDGATDHAAAAQSKTTTSVVPVTAAKVLQHDVPIVLEGLGTVTPINTATIRTQVQGTLDSVDFVEGKQVKRGDVLAKIDPRVYEAQVDQAEAALARDEASLKNARTNLARTQPLANRGFATQQLLDTQDSQVTQGEGTVALDKAALEAAQTQLSFATITAPFDGVTGIRRIDPGNIVHPTDTNGLVVLTQLQPIAVIFTLPSGEIPGVRQALASGDASVDVYDAQNKRELDHGSLMLINNQVDSTTGTVQLKASFPNAGNTLWPGTFVNVHLTIAVRHDALTVPLTAVRQGPDGGFAYLVGANNVVSIRNVTTGQSRDGQVLIEQGLAANETVVTAGQYRLNPGTTVEIVPDDKKDQVQDATTASAGMLP, from the coding sequence ATGATATCCAAAGCCTTCAAGATCGCTTGCGCGGGCCTGGTGGCCGCCGCCGCAATCGGCGCCGGCGCTTACGTCGTGCATCGGCCCGACGGTGCAACGGACCATGCAGCGGCGGCCCAGTCGAAGACCACCACGTCAGTCGTTCCGGTGACGGCGGCGAAGGTGTTGCAGCATGATGTGCCGATCGTGCTCGAAGGGCTGGGCACGGTGACGCCGATCAACACCGCCACGATACGCACCCAGGTGCAGGGCACGCTCGACAGCGTCGATTTCGTCGAGGGCAAGCAGGTGAAGCGGGGCGATGTGCTCGCCAAGATCGACCCGCGGGTTTACGAGGCCCAGGTCGACCAGGCCGAAGCCGCGCTGGCGCGCGACGAGGCGAGCCTGAAGAACGCCAGGACCAATTTGGCGCGAACGCAGCCGCTCGCCAATCGGGGCTTTGCGACCCAGCAATTGCTCGACACCCAGGATTCGCAGGTGACGCAGGGCGAAGGCACCGTCGCGCTCGACAAGGCTGCGCTGGAAGCCGCGCAAACCCAGCTGAGCTTCGCCACGATCACGGCGCCGTTCGACGGCGTCACCGGCATCCGCCGTATCGATCCCGGCAACATCGTGCACCCGACCGACACCAACGGGCTCGTGGTCCTCACCCAGCTGCAGCCGATCGCGGTGATCTTCACGCTGCCGTCCGGCGAGATCCCGGGCGTGCGGCAAGCGCTGGCATCCGGAGACGCCTCGGTCGACGTCTATGATGCACAGAACAAGCGCGAGCTCGACCACGGCAGTCTGATGCTGATCAACAACCAGGTCGACAGCACGACCGGCACGGTGCAGCTGAAGGCGTCCTTTCCCAATGCCGGCAATACGCTGTGGCCCGGCACTTTCGTCAACGTCCATCTGACGATCGCGGTTCGCCACGATGCGCTCACCGTGCCGCTGACGGCGGTGCGCCAGGGACCGGACGGCGGCTTCGCCTATCTGGTCGGCGCGAACAACGTCGTCAGCATCCGCAATGTCACCACCGGCCAGTCGCGCGACGGGCAGGTGCTGATCGAGCAGGGCCTCGCGGCGAACGAGACCGTGGTCACCGCGGGTCAGTACCGGCTCAATCCGGGGACGACGGTCGAGATCGTGCCTGATGACAAGAAAGACCAGGTCCAGGACGCAACCACCGCAAGCGCAGGCATGCTGCCATGA
- a CDS encoding efflux RND transporter permease subunit has translation MNISAGFIRKPVATAFLAIAIVLVGMIAFVRLPVSALPTVDTPTIQVTAQLPGADPQTMASSVATPLERQFGQIAGLTGMSSSSGLGNTQITLQFALNRSVDAAAQDVQTAIDAASGQLPKTMPSPPTFHKVNPADVPVLLIALTSDTEPLTKVDDYADSILAQKLSQVPGVSLLTIGGMQKPSIRVQVNPAKLAAAGLDLEQLRTTLGNITVNQPKGVLYGSQQAYTLATNDQVLAASKYDDLIIAYRNGAPVRLRDIGHAVVAAEDITLHGWYNDKPAIILAIQRQPGANVISTVDGIKKLLPQLVASLPSDIKVQIASDRTQTIRASVADVQLTLVLTIALVVGVIFLFLRNLWATIIPAVSVPISLIGTFGVMYLLNYSLDNLSLMGLSIAVGFVVDDAIVMIENISRHIEEGLSPMQAALKGAGEIGFTIISISVSLIAVFIPLLLMGGVIGRMFQEFAVTVCVAIVVSVIVSVTLTPMMCAYLLSPHQGANAGAVSRALERGFVAIQAAYEAVLVKALRYKATTMSVMLASVVVTGLLFVAIPKGFFPQQDTGMITGITEASADISPAQMATLQRSVIDVIAKNPSVANATGYIGPGGPTVTENNGRLFVLLKPRNERSSSADQVIRQLDTELQKIKGMSVFMQATQDINLASRLSKTQYQFTLTDVNQDELNLWAGKLYQKLKTLPELADVATDQANAARQLKLQIDRDAASRLGIDPATVDNTLYDSFGQRHVAQLFTTLNTYYVILEVDPSFQLGPYALNRIYVRSSAGTMVPLSQIASIDYGTAPLSVNHQSQFPSVTLSFNLAPGTAVGTAVAAVQKATADLHVPSTVITSFQGNAQAFQAALASTPILILAAVVAVYLILGMLYESTIHPITILSTLPSAGLGALLALWAFGFGLDVIGLVGIILLIGIVQKNGIMLIDFALEAERHQHLPAEQSVYMACKARFRPILMTTMCAMLGGVPLMIGTGTGSELRQPLGFAIVGGLIVSQLMTLFTTPVVYIYLDGLTQWINRMRSSRSAEPAAHPTLST, from the coding sequence ATGAACATCTCCGCTGGTTTTATCCGCAAGCCCGTCGCCACCGCCTTTCTAGCCATCGCCATCGTGCTGGTCGGCATGATCGCCTTCGTGCGGCTGCCGGTCTCGGCGCTGCCGACGGTGGACACCCCGACGATCCAGGTCACCGCGCAATTGCCCGGCGCCGATCCGCAGACCATGGCCTCCTCGGTCGCGACGCCGCTGGAGCGGCAATTCGGCCAGATCGCCGGCCTCACCGGCATGAGCTCGAGCAGCGGGCTGGGCAACACCCAGATCACGCTGCAGTTCGCGCTGAACCGCAGCGTCGATGCGGCCGCACAGGACGTGCAGACCGCGATCGATGCGGCATCGGGGCAATTGCCCAAGACCATGCCGTCGCCGCCGACCTTCCACAAGGTCAATCCGGCCGACGTGCCGGTGCTGCTGATCGCGCTGACGTCGGACACCGAGCCGCTGACCAAGGTCGACGACTATGCCGACAGCATTCTGGCGCAGAAATTGTCGCAGGTGCCGGGCGTCTCGCTCCTCACCATCGGCGGCATGCAGAAGCCCTCGATCCGGGTGCAGGTCAATCCGGCCAAGCTCGCCGCCGCGGGGCTCGATCTCGAGCAATTGCGCACCACGCTCGGCAACATCACCGTGAACCAGCCCAAGGGCGTGCTTTACGGCAGCCAGCAAGCCTATACGCTCGCCACCAACGACCAGGTGCTGGCCGCGAGCAAGTATGACGATCTGATCATCGCCTATCGCAACGGCGCGCCGGTCCGCCTGCGTGATATCGGGCATGCCGTGGTGGCGGCCGAGGACATCACGCTGCATGGCTGGTACAACGACAAGCCCGCGATCATCCTCGCGATCCAGCGCCAGCCCGGCGCCAACGTGATCAGCACGGTGGACGGCATCAAGAAACTGCTGCCGCAGCTGGTGGCGAGCCTGCCCTCCGACATCAAGGTCCAGATCGCCTCCGACCGCACCCAGACCATCCGCGCCAGCGTCGCCGACGTTCAGCTTACTCTGGTGCTGACCATTGCGCTGGTGGTCGGCGTGATCTTCCTGTTCCTGCGCAATCTGTGGGCGACCATCATCCCCGCGGTCTCGGTCCCGATCTCGCTGATCGGCACCTTCGGCGTGATGTATCTGCTCAACTACAGCCTCGACAATCTGTCGCTGATGGGCCTGTCGATCGCAGTCGGCTTCGTCGTCGACGATGCCATCGTGATGATCGAGAACATCTCGCGGCATATCGAGGAAGGTCTCTCTCCGATGCAGGCCGCGCTGAAGGGCGCCGGCGAGATCGGCTTCACCATCATCTCGATCTCGGTCTCGCTGATCGCGGTGTTCATTCCGCTGCTGCTGATGGGCGGGGTGATCGGCCGCATGTTCCAGGAATTCGCCGTCACGGTGTGCGTTGCCATCGTGGTGTCGGTGATCGTCTCTGTAACCCTGACGCCGATGATGTGCGCCTATCTGCTGTCGCCGCACCAGGGCGCCAATGCCGGCGCGGTGTCGCGCGCGCTGGAACGCGGCTTCGTTGCGATCCAGGCGGCATACGAGGCGGTGCTTGTCAAAGCGCTGCGCTACAAGGCCACGACCATGTCGGTCATGCTGGCAAGCGTCGTGGTGACCGGCCTGCTGTTCGTGGCCATTCCCAAGGGCTTCTTTCCCCAGCAAGACACCGGCATGATCACCGGCATCACCGAGGCCTCGGCGGACATCTCGCCGGCGCAGATGGCGACGCTGCAACGCAGCGTCATCGACGTCATCGCCAAGAATCCCTCGGTCGCCAATGCGACCGGCTATATCGGACCGGGCGGCCCGACCGTGACCGAGAACAACGGCCGCCTGTTCGTGCTGTTGAAGCCGCGCAACGAGCGCAGCTCATCCGCCGACCAGGTGATCCGGCAGCTCGACACCGAGTTGCAGAAGATCAAGGGCATGTCGGTGTTCATGCAGGCGACGCAGGACATCAATCTCGCCAGCCGGCTGTCCAAGACGCAGTATCAGTTCACGCTCACCGACGTGAACCAGGACGAGCTCAATCTGTGGGCCGGCAAGCTGTATCAGAAGCTGAAGACGTTGCCGGAACTGGCCGACGTCGCCACCGACCAAGCCAACGCCGCGCGTCAGCTCAAGCTGCAGATCGACCGCGACGCGGCCTCGCGCCTCGGCATCGATCCGGCCACGGTGGACAATACGCTCTATGATTCATTCGGCCAGCGTCACGTCGCCCAGCTGTTCACGACGCTCAACACCTATTATGTGATCCTCGAGGTCGATCCGTCGTTCCAGCTCGGCCCCTATGCGCTCAATCGCATCTACGTCCGCTCCTCCGCAGGCACGATGGTGCCTCTGAGCCAGATCGCGAGCATCGATTACGGCACTGCGCCGCTCTCGGTGAACCACCAGAGCCAGTTTCCGTCGGTCACGCTGAGCTTCAACCTGGCGCCGGGCACGGCGGTGGGGACCGCGGTCGCGGCGGTGCAGAAGGCGACCGCCGACCTGCACGTGCCGTCGACCGTGATCACCAGCTTCCAGGGCAATGCGCAGGCGTTCCAGGCGGCGCTCGCGTCGACGCCGATCCTGATCCTGGCCGCGGTGGTCGCGGTCTATCTGATCCTCGGCATGCTCTATGAGAGCACGATCCATCCGATCACGATCCTCTCGACCCTTCCGTCCGCCGGGCTCGGCGCACTGCTCGCGCTGTGGGCCTTCGGCTTCGGCCTCGACGTGATCGGGCTGGTCGGCATCATCCTGCTGATCGGCATCGTGCAGAAGAACGGCATCATGCTGATCGATTTCGCGCTGGAGGCCGAACGCCACCAGCATCTCCCGGCCGAGCAGTCGGTCTACATGGCCTGCAAGGCGCGCTTCCGCCCGATCCTGATGACGACGATGTGCGCGATGCTCGGCGGCGTTCCGCTGATGATCGGCACCGGCACCGGATCGGAGCTGCGCCAGCCGCTCGGCTTTGCCATCGTCGGCGGGCTGATCGTCTCGCAGCTGATGACGCTGTTCACGACGCCGGTCGTGTACATCTATCTCGACGGCTTGACCCAATGGATCAACCGAATGCGCAGCAGCCGTTCGGCTGAGCCTGC